One Esox lucius isolate fEsoLuc1 chromosome 1, fEsoLuc1.pri, whole genome shotgun sequence genomic region harbors:
- the zgc:162872 gene encoding BAR_ACAPs and ArfGap_ACAP domain-containing protein isoform X2, with product MSRAEMDSFLDYEECIKDSPAFRLALDKCQNDVSELQSRVEKVMKLCDKMVESGQAYNIANQHFLDGLAEFSTYHKRDTVVMNCMSHFSQGLQEMTNFHTMLFDQTQRAITQQLTNLLTQFIPQLGETRKDFVRIGEDLEAAAVKNAQISRHKVTDAERASHLLLATRKCYQHFGLDYCLQLNNFKAQQKLDVLNSVFSYFHAQYTFFHQGFDLLRDLEPTMKTMAAQLEQLSTECSAKRKDLENTHLLVQQRDASWEPIVSSFPNGGETIQGYLFKQSRKKNKTWKRGWFSIKDNQLVYTKSHKEDPVLLFDDLRLCAIKPLDSIDRRFCFELVSVQKCCALQADSEELKQAWISAVQGSINMAYRERVESQQPRPKESPLPTQSPSDPQPGQFPQRPAALGVALQIPGNQRCCDCGEEEPRWASVNLGITMCIECSGIHRSLGVHLSKVRSLTLDSWDPEQLKLLCCLGNDVINGIYESAAEGRMKPSAGSPRQEKEMWIKEKYVEKRFVKDAENAGRRLYEAACEGDLVTMAAALAQGAEVNCSHTEEEGRTALIGSAFGGSLLACEFLLQNGANVNYRDQRGQGALHTAASRGHTGQVCLLVKKGANQYAVDERGQDPLAIAVETAHADIVTLLRMARMNEEMRDSEGFFGSMSDDETFQDIFRDFSDMASHDPEKLSRRQFSRSGVEEGQGKRMVNDHHKTEKEEN from the exons ATGTCCCGAGCGGAAATGGATTCATTCTTGGACTATGAAGAATGCATCAAGGACTCACCTGCATTCAG GCTTGCCCTGGATAAGTGTCAGAACGATGTTTCAGAGCTGCAGAGTCGTGTGGAAAAG GTCATGAAGCTCTGTGACAAGATGGTTGAATCAGGGCAAGCATACAACATAGCAAATCAGCATTTCCTTGACGGATTGGCTGAATTCTCTACCTATCATAAACGTGACACTGTCGTGATG aactgtatGAGTCATTTCAGTCAAGGACTACAGGAGATGACCAACTTTCACACT ATGCTGTTTGACCAGACGCAGAGAGCGATCACTCAGCAGCTGACAAACCTTCTCACACA GTTTATACCCCAGCTAGGGGAGACAAGGAAGGATTTTGTGCGGATTGGGGAAGATCTGGAGGCAGCAGCGGTAAAAAATGCCCAGATATCCCGTCACAAAGTCACAGATGCAGAGCGTGCCAGCCATCTGCTGTTGGCCACACGCAAATGTTACCAGCACTTTGGCCTGGATTACTGCTTACAG CTGAATAACTTCAAGGCACAACAGAAGTTGGATGTTCTAAATTCT GTGTTCTCTTACTTCCATGCCCAGTATACATTTTTCCACCAAGGCTTTGACTTATTAAGAGACCTGGAACCTACAATGAAGACCATGGCTGCGCAG CTTGAACAACTCTCAACTGAATGTTCTGCTAAAAGAAAGGACCTGGAGAACACACATCTGCTGGTCCAACAGAGA GATGCTTCATGGGAGCCCATTGTAAGTTCCTTTCCTAATGGTGGGGAGACAATACAGGGGTATCTCTTCAAACAATCTCGGAAAAAGAACAAGACATGGAAGAG GGGTTGGTTCTCCATTAAAGACAACCAATTGGTTTACACAAAGTCACACAAG GAGGATCCTGTGTTGCTGTTTGATGACCTCAGGCTGTGTGCTATAAAGCCTCTGGACAGCATCGACCGCCGATTTTGTTTTGAGCTGGTTTCTGTTCAAAA ATGCTGTGCCCTTCAGGCCGACTCAGAGGAGCTGAAGCAGGCTTGGATCAGTGCTGTACAGGGAAGCATCAACATGGCATACCGCGAGAGAGTGGAGTCCCAGCAGCCTCGG CCCAAAGAAAGCCCTTTGCCCACACAGAGTCCCTCTGACCCCCAACCAGGACAGTTTCCTCAGAGGCCTGCAGCGTTGGGTGTGGCCCTCCAAATTCCAGGGAACCAACGTTGCTGCGACTGTGGTGAAGAGGAGCCACGCTGGGCCAGCGTCAACCTGGGTATCACCATGTGCATCGAGTGTTCTGGCATCCACAG gagccTTGGCGTACATCTCTCTAAAGTGCGGTCTCTCACCCTAGACTCTTGGGATCCTGAACAGCTGAAG CTGCTGTGTTGTCTGGGTAATGATGTCATCAATGGGATATATGAGTCCGCAGCAGAAGGCAGAATGAAACCTAGTGCTGGTAGCCCACG CCAGGAAAAAGAAATGTGGATTAAAGAGAAATATGTTGAAAAAAGATTTGTAAAGGACGCTGAGAACGCAGGGCGCAGGTTGTACGAGGCTGCTTGCGAAGGGGACCTGGTCACCATGGCAGCAGCATTGGCCCAGGGGGCAGAGGTGAACTGCAGTCACACTGAAGAGGAAGGACGCACTGCTCTCATTGGTTCAGCTTTTGGA GGTTCCCTGTTGGCCTGTGAGTTCCTACTTCAGAATGGAGCCAATGTAAACTACCGTGACCAGCGTGGTCAAGGTGCCCTTCACACTGCAGCCTCCAGGGGTCACACTGG GCAAGTGTGTCTACTTGTGAAGAAGGGAGCCAATCAGTATGCAGTTGATGAGAGGGGCCAGGATCCACTTGCCATTGCTGTAGAGACAGCACACGCTGATATTGTCACTCT ACTACGAATGGCTCGCATGAATGAAGAGATGAGAGATTCAGAGGGATTCTTTGGATCTATGA GTGATGATGAGACATTCCAAGACATCTTCCGTGACTTCAGTGATATGGCTTCTCACGATCCAGAAAAACTCAGTCGTCGACAGTTCAGCAGAAGTGGAGTTGAGGAGGGACAAGGCAAAAGGATGGTGAATGACCATCACAAGACTGAGAAGGAGGAGAACTAG